Proteins encoded within one genomic window of Scheffersomyces stipitis CBS 6054 chromosome 3, complete sequence:
- a CDS encoding dolichyl-phosphate-mannose-protein mannosyltransferase (go_component membrane~go_function mannosyltransferase activity~go_process O-linked glycosylation), with protein MSYSEKPYQLPPGYKVGSRRVYHSTEREPSRISGTVLTKFDHFLIAVLLSASVLVRLYKLPFPTRVVFDEVHFGGFAKDYFAGEFFLDVHPPLVKLIYYWIAVLFGWNGQFTFEEIGNLYDKDVPYVIMRLFPALCGIFTVVLTFLTLRLTNCRSFVALFGAFLVLIENSLVTQSRFILLDSPLLFFMSISIYGLMKQRVCQPFTKQWFKSLLLAGMGLGMTVSTKLTGLYTIAWVGLLTIVELWDYLGDLNVTMRQWYTHFAARFVALVCVPVTIYLSVFYLHFLSLPFNGSGSGAMSPIFKSTLLDSDFLTNEPVEVSYGSTVTIKHNNLEEYLHSHDHNYPGGSQEQQVSLYGFSPDENNEWIIETKNKAREGQLQKNFKAVLDGDTIRLFHKQTGKYLHVNDIRPPISEHDYSNEVSCSGSRELLGDINYEFKVRIMNKKPHSQNNLPMIKLRATESIFQLVHHGTKCVMMSHSDKLPNWGFEQNEVLCVDEPTIPNTLWYIEENSHPVLDNSTVHPRVHFTPFGFFSKLWEYSKAMVRINSTFKSEHVYSSRPESWPFVMRGISFYSNENENKLTDEQGSHVYLLGNMAIYWIGFFIITLGMAKLFFYYLKHLNPFVITGETLSSSVFYQFCFEFILGWLLHYFPAFYMKRQLFMHHYLPALYFSILLIAQFIEYQISKRRLTGYLLMVATAAMAGYCFWAFVPIIYGTDWTRAQCNHAKWFSSWDFDCMTYTK; from the coding sequence ATGCTGTATTCCGAGAAGCCCTACCAGTTGCCTCCCGGTTACAAGGTCGGAAGTCGCCGTGTTTACCACAGCACCGAAAGGGAGCCTAGTCGAATTTCAGGGACTGTTCTCACAAAATTCGACCACTTCCTTATAGCAGTGCTACTTCTGGCTTCAGTGCTAGTTAGACTATATAAGCTACCATTTCCTACGAGGGTGGTCTTCGACGAAGTTCATTTTGGAGGCTTTGCTAAGGATTATTTTGCGGGCGAATTCTTTTTAGATGTCCATCCACCGCTCGTCAAGCTCATCTACTATTGGATCGCTGTTCTTTTCGGCTGGAATGGCCAGTTCAcgtttgaagaaattggaaacTTATATGATAAAGATGTCCCATATGTTATCATGAGGTTATTTCCGGCCTTGTGTGGCATTTTCACTGTCGTATTGACGTTTTTGACACTTCGCTTGACCAATTGCAGATCTTTTGTGGCCCTTTTTGGAGCGTTTTTGGTTCTTATCGAGAATTCTCTTGTAACACAGTCCAGATTCATCTTGCTTGACAGTCCGCTTTTGTTTTTTATGTCTATTTCGATCTACGGACTCATGAAGCAAAGAGTGTGCCAGCCATTCACTAAGCAATGGTTCAAAAGCTTGCTATTAGCAGGTATGGGTCTTGGAATGACAGTTTCCACAAAACTCACAGGACTTTACACTATCGCCTGGGTGGGCTTATTGACGATTGTTGAACTCTGGGATTACTTGGGCGACTTAAACGTAACAATGAGACAATGGTATACCCATTTTGCAGCTCGGTTTGTAGCCCTTGTGTGCGTTCCTGTGACTATCTACCTTTCTGTATTCTACCTTCATTTCCTCAGCTTGCCATTCAACGGCAGTGGCTCCGGAGCCATGAGCccaatcttcaaatcaacATTGCTTGATTCGGATTTCCTTACCAACGAACCAGTGGAAGTATCCTACGGAAGCACGGTGACTATAAAAcacaacaacttggaagaataCCTTCATTCACACGATCACAATTATCCTGGAGGGAGCCAGGAACAACAGGTTTCTCTCTATGGGTTCAGTCCTGATGAAAATAACGAGTGGATCATCGAAACGAAGAACAAGGCAAGAGAAGgacaattgcaaaagaatTTCAAAGCAGTTCTTGATGGCGATACTATCCGATTATTCCACAAACAAACAGGAAAATATTTACATGTAAACGATATCAGACCTCCGATTTCTGAGCACGACTACTCCAATGAAGTGTCTTGTAGTGGTTCTAgagaacttcttggtgaCATCAACTACGAGTTCAAGGTCCGGATCATGAACAAGAAGCCCCATTCACAGAACAATTTGCCTATGATCAAGTTAAGAGCTACGGAATCGATTTTCCAATTAGTTCACCATGGAACCAAGTGTGTGATGATGAGCCATCTGGACAAACTTCCCAATTGGGGCTTTGAACAGAACGAAGTTTTGTGTGTTGATGAGCCTACAATTCCTAACACTTTGTGGTACATTGAAGAGAACTCACATCCTGTTCTCGACAACAGCACCGTTCACCCAAGAGTACATTTCACCCCATttggatttttcagcaagCTCTGGGAGTATCTGAAAGCGATGGTCAGAATCAACAGCACATTTAAGTCGGAACATGTGTATTCTTCTCGTCCTGAGTCTTGGCCCTTTGTCATGAGAGGAATCAGCTTTTACAGCAACGAGAATGAGAATAAGTTAACAGACGAACAAGGTAGCCATGTATATTTGTTGGGCAACATGGCCATCTACTGGATCGGATTCTTTATCATCACATTAGGAATGGCAAAGCTCTTTTTCTACTACTTGAAGCATTTAAACCCATTCGTCATAACCGGAGAAACACTCAGTTCTAGTGTGTTTTACCAGTTTTGCTTTGAGTTTATCCTCGGATGGCTCCTACACTACTTCCCAGCATTCTACATGAAGAGACAACTCTTTATGCATCATTATCTTCCAGCACTTTACTTTTCGATTCTTTTGATTGCACAGTTTATAGAATACCAGATTTCGAAGAGACGCTTAACTGGATACTTACTCATGGTTGCAACAGCTGCAATGGCAGGTTACTGCTTTTGGGCATTTGTACCAATCATATACGGCACTGATTGGACACGAGCTCAGTGCAACCACGCAAAATGGTTTTCGTCCTGGGACTTTGATTGCATGACATATACTAAATAG
- a CDS encoding putative sulfite sensitivity protein → MNNSIDLFENQDYEERIQRNRKYEEIEEDEEEESSSSTSEQGDFPTRLKSLLKLELVEKFDTAYFAIIIGFAISANICYEFPYPSRWLRICGIIFFAFAVFFFLANLSLFIIGCCYHRERIYAYHTDRRKSSFIGAFVMGFITIITFIHHLVGEKHAIFVWTLWWIAVFLSMYCYVIFYLSYFSKLSKKYTLQDVNFTAILLPVTFVVVASNGETIAPSLPTLELRIVTELVSLALWSICCCFGLILIPIVMLRMMIYKIPDSASVFALFLPIGYVGQLSYFIMLFGKNMSQMIPNHNIAESFTVACGLVSFVLMSFGYLLTLLAIGSVLSKIKPFAKTPNPTYSSSKTGLLVWHKSFWSMNFPIGTMSLANIEHSRGTVGGYKIEFFRVVSAIYGVALILITICNSLGMLHYIYKRCSSLFEIRKNKYKYPSHEQQE, encoded by the coding sequence ATGAACAACTCTATAGACCTATTTGAGAACCAGGATTACGAGGAGAGGATACAGCGTAATCGAAAGtacgaagaaattgaagaagatgaagaggaggaATCGTCTAGTTCAACATCAGAACAAGGAGATTTCCCGACAAGATTGAAGTCTCTTCTCAAGCTTGAACtagttgaaaaattcgatACAGCCTATTTTGCTATTATCATAGGATTTGCAATCTCGGCTAACATCTGCTATGAATTCCCATACCCTTCTCGTTGGCTCAGAATATGCGGTATAATATTCTTTGCTTTCGCTgtatttttctttcttgcaAATTTGAGTTTATTCATAATAGGGTGCTGCTATCACCGAGAGAGAATATATGCTTATCATACCGACCGAAGAAAGTCGTCATTTATCGGCGCTTTTGTCATGGGATTCATCACGATAATAACATTTATTCACCATCTTGTAGGTGAGAAACATGCCATCTTTGTGTGGACTTTATGGTGGATTGCAGTCTTCTTGTCAATGTACTGTTATGTCATATTCTACCTATCCTATTTCTCAAAATTAAGTAAGAAGTACACCTTACAAGACGTAAATTTTACTGCAATATTATTGCCCGTTACGTTCGTTGTCGTTGCTTCGAATGGAGAAACAATTGCTCCAAGTTTACCTACTTTGGAGTTAAGAATTGTAACAGAGTTGGTCAGTTTGGCACTCTGGAGTATTTGCTGCTGTTTTGGTTTAATCTTAATTCCAATAGTTATGCTCCGAATGATGATATACAAAATTCCCGATTCCGCCTCAGTGTTTGCcctctttcttccaattggtTACGTTGGCCAGCTAAGTTATTTCATTATGCTTTTCGGAAAGAATATGTCGCAAATGATTCCTAACCACAATATTGCCGAGTCATTCACAGTAGCTTGCGGTCTTGTTTCGTTCGTATTAATGTCATTTGGATACCTTTTGACTCTACTAGCAATCGGTTCTGTGTTATCCAAGATAAAACCCTTCGCCAAAACTCCAAATCCAACgtactcttcttcaaaaacCGGCCTATTAGTATGGCACAAGTCGTTTTGGTCCATGAATTTCCCTATCGGAACGATGTCGTTGGCCAACATAGAGCATTCCAGGGGAACTGTTGGAGGCTACAAAATAGAGTTTTTCAGAGTTGTAAGTGCCATATATGGAGTAGCTTTGATCCTAATTACAATTTGTAACTCGCTTGGAATGTTGCACTACATCTACAAGAGATGCAGCAGCCTATTTGAgatcagaaagaacaagTATAAATATCCTTCACATGAGCAACAAGAATAG
- a CDS encoding putative malate permease: protein MSELQHKDLESQSFPSSNKDVADLEENENIDNEVNVEDGDSSTPSGTPIKYGQTTVQKPFLTRLRELLFRELIEKFVPAYFATILGLGITAVMCSLFPYPANWLQIIGKIVFGTNVLVFLVLTFSCLIGFYYYPSRIVEYHVHPLHSVFMSTYVMGYIVIVNFIRLLVGSHHSMLLWVLWWIAVFMSVYCSLVIYFFGTFSKLNKPTKLEHMHSVSLLPVVTLAVASSSGHLISMSLPSLNHFVITEVCSFLLWGICVGMGVSFMPIYLARIMIHRIPNTALILTNLLPIGLLGQTSYSLFLFGVNMYERIPDKVLGTSFLVSCALFATVVCAFGYYMTFVGILSVLSKIRPFTKKPNPQFTHPKYGHIMWNKGFWAVNFPLGTMSLASTEIGKGVVGNYPLKFFTVVACMYSVTLFLFTIYNVMGVLAYWYDLAVELFNPETEELKTA from the coding sequence ATGTCGGAGTTACAGCATAAAGATTTGGAGCTGCAAAGCTTTCCCTCTCTGAACAAAGACGTAGcagacttggaagaaaacgaaaatatAGACAACGAAGTCAATGTAGAAGACGGAGACtcttcaacaccttcaGGTACTCCGATTAAATATGGCCAGACAACAGTACAGAAGCCATTCCTCACCAGATTAAGAGAACTCCTCTTTCGCGAGCTCATAGAAAAATTCGTTCCAGCAtatttcgcaaccattttgGGTCTTGGAATAACTGCCGTGATGTGCTCCCTTTTTCCATATCCAGCGAACTGGCTCCAGATTATTGGCAAAATTGTGTTCGGTACGAATGTACTCGTGTTTCTAGTCTTAACTTTCAGTTGTCTAATTGGCTTCTATTACTACCCATCAAGAATAGTCGAATACCACGTTCATCCGTTGCACTCAGTTTTTATGTCCACCTACGTTATGGGCTATATTGTTATAGTCAACTTCATTCGTTTGCTTGTTGGTTCCCATCACAGTATGCTTCTCTGGGTGTTATGGTGGATTGCTGTATTCATGTCTGTCTATTGTAGTCTTGTCATATACTTTTTTGGGACGttctccaagttgaatAAACCTACAAAACTTGAACATATGCACTCGGTTTCTTTGTTACCGGTTGTTACTTTGGCAGTGGCGTCTTCCAGTGGACATCTCATATCAATGTCGTTGCCTTCATTGAACCATTTTGTCATTACAGAGGTGTGCAGCTTTCTACTTTGGGGTATTTGTGTAGGTATGGGTGTTTCCTTTATGCCCATCTACCTTGCCAGAATAATGATCCACAGAATTCCGAATACTGCGCTTATTTTAACTAATCTCTTGCCCATAggtcttcttggacaaacATCGTACAgtcttttcctttttggGGTTAACATGTATGAACGTATCCCCGacaaagttcttggaaCCTCGTTCTTAGTTAGTTGTGCTCTTTTCGCAACTGTTGTTTGTGCATTTGGCTACTATATGACATTTGTAGGGATCTTATCCGTTTTATCGAAGATCAGACCATTTACCAAGAAACCAAATCCCCAGTTCACTCATCCAAAGTATGGCCACATTATGTGGAACAAAGGGTTCTGGGCCGTTAATTTCCCTCTCGGAACAATGTCTTTGGCCAGTACCGAAATTGGTAAAGGAGTTGTAGGAAATTACCCGCTCAAATTCTTCACGGTTGTCGCTTGCATGTATTCGGTGACATTATTCCTTTTCACCATCTACAACGTCATGGGGGTTCTCGCCTACTGGTACGACTTGGCTGTCGAACTTTTCAACCCCGAGACAGAAGAACTAAAGACAGCTTAG
- a CDS encoding putative malate permease: MENHSRQTVAAPAYPQSITMAATQTEDESTLTSATLSAANNFAARFSKLVKHEFADNFTPVYYVSIMGTGISSNILYNFPYPAHWLRVCGNIMFGIAVVLLLTTTAMTIVSCSCHRERIRQYHADPTIAVFMGCYVMGYITIINFIHSLVGHEHIIFVWVLWWIAIFLSVYTAFVIVFFSFMSKANQQFEPKNITATLLLPIVAITVVSSSGHMITPNLLTLQQKVITELFSLMLWMISIALAFIIIAIYFARLIIFKIPNTGLVFSSWLPVGFLGQSSYSIMLFGANMYQLIPDAYLGHSFLVTSALVSLFLLSFGYFMTFIAVCSILSKVKPFARKPNESFMTKSGLMKWNKSWWAMTFPCGTMSLSNFEISKGIVGNYPLPFFKIMSCIFAICLFSITIICLVGIVVYIYNCIKSLFVKRSEKSDAQTMV; the protein is encoded by the coding sequence ATGGAGAACCACAGTCGACAAACTGTGGCTGCTCCTGCATATCCACAAAGCATAACTATGGCTGCAACGCAAACTGAAGACGAATCCACCCTTACGAGCGCAACTTTACTGGCGGCTAATAATTTTGCAGCCAGATTCAGCAAGCTAGTGAAGCACGAGTTTGCCGACAACTTTACGCCGGTCTACTATGTTTCCATCATGGGAACGGGCATTTCTCTGAATATCTTGTACAATTTCCCATATCCAGCCCATTGGCTCAGGGTATGTGGAAATATCATGTTTGGCATAGCGGTCGTACTCCTTTTGACGACGACTGCAATGACGATAGTGAGCTGCTCCTGTCATCGCGAAAGAATCAGACAGTACCACGCAGATCCAACCATAGCGGTATTCATGGGCTGCTATGTCATGGGCTACATCACAATTATCAACTTTATCCACTCCCTAGTTGGACACGAACACATAATCTTTGTGTGGGTTTTATGGTGGATAGCGATTTTCCTTTCAGTTTACACGGCATTTGTgattgttttcttctctttcatgTCGAAAGCGAACCAACAATTTGAGCCAAAGAACATTACTGCTACTTTATTGTTGCCCATAGTTGCCATCACCGTGGTTTCCTCCAGCGGCCACATGATTACCCCCAACTTGCTAACTTTGCAACAGAAGGTCATCACGGAATTGTTCAGTTTGATGCTCTGGATGATTTCCATAGCACTTGCATTCATAATCATTGCCATCTACTTCGCTAGACTaattattttcaaaattcCCAACACGGGGTTGGTTTTCTCCAGCTGGTTGCCAGTAGGCTTCTTGGGACAAAGCAGCTACAGCATTATGCTTTTCGGAGCTAATATGTACCAGTTGATTCCAGACGCTTATCTTGGACATTCGTTTTTGGTGACCTCGGCACTCGTTTCATTATTTCTCTTGTCTTTTGGCTACTTTATGACATTCATCGCTGTGTGTTCAATCTTGTCCAAAGTAAAGCCATTTGCCCGTAAGCCGAATGAGTCCTTCATGACCAAGAGCGGTTTAATGAAGTGGAACAAGTCTTGGTGGGCCATGACTTTCCCTTGTGGGACAATGTCATTATCCAACTTCGAAATATCAAAAGGAATTGTGGGGAACTATCCGTTGCCttttttcaagatcatgAGCTGCATTTTTGCTATTTGTTTGTTCTCCATTACCATTATCTGCTTGGTAGGCATCGTGGTATATATTTATAATTGCATCAAGAGTTTGTTTGTCAAgagatctgaaaaatcagatGCTCAGACAATGGTATAG
- the CDG1 gene encoding cysteine dioxygenase, which produces MSSPRVAVEGPAVNVDSTTIDCISPDSDFYVLIQQLKSLLGKDKGLASEDIDINEVRRIMENYTSNDMDWLKMALHDVSRNYSRNGIININNNANLLILVWSPGKSSAIHDHAKAHCCMKILSGELVESLYEFPQDEGSHMKCVKQTTMHRDEVGYISDNIGLHKISNPQSDKVSVSLHLYTPPYASMYGCSMYEAANGRKHHVDMSKYYSWQGQLINPKDSSTC; this is translated from the coding sequence ATGAGCTCTCCGCGGGTTGCTGTTGAAGGACCCGCTGTCAATGTGGATTCTACTACTATCGATTGCATATCTCCCGATAGTGACTTCTATGTCTTGATCCAGCAGCTCAAGCTGTTGTTGGGCAAAGACAAGGGCCTTGCTTCTGAAGATATCGACATCAATGAAGTGAGAAGGATCATGGAAAACTATACTTCCAACGATATGGACTGGTTAAAAATGGCATTGCACGATGTGTCCAGAAACTACTCCAGAAATGGAAttatcaacatcaacaacaatgcCAACTTGCTCATATTGGTGTGGTCTCCAGGAAAGTCTAGCGCTATCCATGACCACGCCAAAGCTCACTGCTGTatgaagatcttgtctGGCGAATTGGTTGAGTCTCTCTATGAATTTCCACAAGATGAAGGTAGCCATATGAAGTGTGTCAAACAGACAACCATGCACAGAGATGAAGTAGGTTACATTTCGGACAATATCGGCTTGCACAAGATCTCCAATCCTCAGTCAGATAAAGTGTCTGTATCTTTGCATTTGTATACTCCACCATATGCTTCCATGTACGGCTGCTCGATGTATGAGGCAGCCAACGGAAGAAAGCACCATGTGGACATGAGCAAGTACTACAGTTGGCAGGGCCAATTGATCAATCCCAAAGACAGTCTGACATGCTAA
- a CDS encoding phytanoyl-CoA dioxygenase, translating into MLGLNEEQVKQYRDEGMICIPDFLTKHEISQLLDRSHELLQDFKIEEHPRTQFKTDDNDHIGDEYFFNSSDKIGFFFDTDAFDKNGNLQYPVQQAINKIGHGLHMKDSLFHKITFDEKVKAIAKSLDYVDPRVLQSMLIFKQPAKADVSNERDNAVPPHTDATFLYTEPLSAIGFWYALEDCTIVNGCLQYLPGSHKVYPVHKRFVKVDGGSKGCNFIDIAKEVPVKESPEDYKIVECKAGSLILIHNSVLHKSEKNHSNKSRFAYAFHVIDGTANYDNLNWLQVPPGPSGGTEFSKLYEE; encoded by the coding sequence ATGTTAGGTCTTAATGAAGAGCAGGTTAAGCAGTACAGAGATGAAGGAATGATTTGTATTCCTGATTTTCTCACGAAACACGAAATCTCACAACTTTTAGATCGTTCTCACGAACTTCTCCAGGATTTCAAAATAGAAGAACATCCCCGAACTCAGTTCAAAACTGACGACAATGATCACATTGGAGACgaatacttcttcaattcatctGATAAGATCGGGTTCTTTTTTGACACAGATGCATTCGACAAAAACGGAAACTTACAGTATCCTGTTCAGCAGGCTATTAACAAGATTGGCCATGGATTACATATGAAAGATTCGCTTTTTCACAAGATCACTTTTGACGAAAAAGTCAAAGCTATTGCCAAGTCGTTGGACTATGTCGATCCTCGGGTGTTGCAAAGCATGTTGATTTTCAAACAGCCTGCAAAAGCTGATGTATCGAACGAAAGAGACAATGCTGTTCCTCCTCATACTGATGCCACCTTCTTGTACACTGAACCACTATCAGCTATTGGATTCTGGTATGCTCTTGAGGATTGTACTATTGTAAACGGATGCTTACAGTATCTTCCAGGATCTCATAAGGTTTATCCCGTTCACAAGCGATTCGTTAAGGTAGATGGTGGAAGCAAAGGATGTAATTTTATAGACATAGCGAAGGAAGTTCCTGTTAAGGAGAGTCCCGAAGACTATAAGATAGTCGAGTGTAAGGCTGGTTCATTGATCTTGATTCATAACTCTGTATTGCATAAGTCAGAAAAGAACCATTCGAACAAATCCAGATTTGCATACGCATTCCATGTCATCGACGGTACAGCCAATTACGATAACTTAAACTGGCTTCAGGTTCCTCCTGGTCCTTCTGGTGGTACGGAATTCAGTAAGCTTTACGAAGAATGA
- a CDS encoding purine-cytosine transport protein (go_component membrane~go_function nucleobase transporter activity~go_process nucleobase, nucleoside, nucleotide and nucleic acid transport), producing MDIESKKEKFVISRDFENGSEDSASFAPPKYISWIYKLDNFGIETRGIERVSTEERRSLAANKSSLNRFLHVFGLWIAACGGLTTMSSFFLPTLLFGLSMKDSLICGLISMNLGCLVPAYCSTMGPKSGCRQMVGARFLFGQWGVKFVSLICIVGGIGWSVVNCVLGGQILIAINNNIPLSVGIVIIGVISLVIAIFGIRVLLNFQTILSIPLIIASILFYVVVLKKVDYVHESNVLVAEQGFSGLTVRGNWLSFFAIGYSVTATWGSGASDYYILFPEETPSYQIFIVTFLGIAVPSTFVAIIGTICGSIAYAYQPWNDAYNNFGIGGLINECFKPWGRFGSFIVVLLYISLICNNIMNTYSVAFEFQLIDRKLAYIPRWCWAIVMTIIYVVLSVAGKEHFSTILSNFLPMLGYWISMYITILLEENIFFRSSIKTKTLHHNEFDEKANSDWSYNWSNWNKPKGITMGLAADLSFAIGVVGAVLGMNQVYFQGPIAKKIGDYSGDVGMWLCGGFTGVVYPFLRYWELKRFGR from the coding sequence ATGGATATCGAAAGCAAAAAGGAAAAATTTGTTATTTCCAGAGATTTTGAGAATGGAAGTGAAGACTCTGCTCTGTTTGCACCTCCCAAGTATATCTCTTGGATCTACAAGTTGGATAACTTTGGCATCGAGACTAGAGGGATAGAAAGAGTATCCactgaagaaagaagatctttggCTGCTAACAAATCTTCTTTAAATCGTTTTTTGCATGTCTTTGGACTTTGGATTGCTGCCTGTGGAGGTTTAACTACGATGTCATCCTTCTTTCTCCCCACATTATTGTTCGGTTTGAGCATGAAAGACAGTTTAATCTGTGGGTTGATTTCTATGAACCTCGGATGTTTGGTTCCAGCATACTGTTCCACTATGGGTCCAAAGTCTGGTTGTCGTCAGATGGTGGGAGCTAGATTTTTGTTTGGTCAATGGGGAGTCAAGTTCGTTTCATTAATCTGCATTGTTGGAGGAATTGGTTGGTCCGTAGTCAATTGTGTTCTTGGTGGTCAGATATTGATTGCTatcaataacaatattCCATTATCTGTTGGTATTGTAATTATAGGAGTAATCAGTTTGGTGATTGCTATCTTTGGTATTAGAGTTCTTCTCAATTTCCAAACCATCTTGTCTATTCCCTTGATCATAGCTTCGATTTTGTTTTATGTTGTAGTACTTAAGAAAGTTGACTACGTACATGAATCCAACGTCTTGGTTGCTGAACAAGGATTTTCCGGATTGACCGTTCGTGGTAACTGGTTATCATTCTTTGCTATTGGATACTCTGTCACAGCTACATGGGGTTCTGGAGCTTCCGATTACTACATCTTATTTCCCGAGGAAACCCCAAGCTACCAAATTTTTATTGTGACCTTCCTTGGGATTGCCGTACCATCCACTTTTGTTGCTATCATCGGGACTATTTGTGGCTCTATTGCTTATGCTTATCAACCGTGGAATGATGCCTACAACAATTTCGGTATTGGAGGGTTGATCAACGAATGCTTCAAGCCTTGGGGAAGATTCGGTCTGTTTATCGTGGTTCTACTCTATATCTCCCTTATCTGTAATAACATCATGAATACCTATTCTGTTGCCTTTGAGTTCCAATTGATCGACAGAAAGCTTGCTTATATCCCTCGTTGGTGTTGGGCTATTGTCATGACTATTATCTATGTTGTTTTGAGTGTCGCCGGTAAAGAACACTTTTCCACAATTCTAAGCAACTTCTTACCTATGTTGGGCTACTGGATCTCTATGTATATAACTAttcttttggaagaaaacatCTTCTTTAGATCCTCCATCAAAACCAAGACTCTTCACCATAACGAATTTGACGAAAAGGCCAACAGTGATTGGAGTTACAACTGGTCAAACTGGAACAAGCCCAAGGGTATCACTATGGGTTTAGCAGCTGACCTttcatttgcaattggagTTGTTGGTGCTGTTTTGGGAATGAACCAAGTATATTTCCAGGGCCCAATTGCTAAGAAGATTGGAGACTACAGTGGTGACGTAGGTATGTGGCTCTGTGGTGGGTTCACTGGAGTGGTCTATCCATTCTTGAGATACTGggaattgaaaagatttgGTCGTTAA
- a CDS encoding transcription regulator yields the protein MSIIEELLEKHHEKFIQSITHPLTNELCKGTLADYRLFTYLTQDLKFFQIGLNLFGKVLAYCDDSKAAITLGKQIGFISNDENDYFFKCLEQLKDESLHELQNKVSQMLLEQPITLPEVQKYNELLTELTYESKSYVELITYMYTMEKVYLGWADYSIDNKLIPANITYKHKEWIRLHSGDDFSNWVAFLKSEVDRVVKSPEDREISERVFVRALDHEIAFFNACYNYDEQ from the coding sequence atgtctATCATTGAAGAATTATTGGAGAAGCACCATGAAAAATTTATCCAGTCGATCACTCACCCTTTAACCAATGAGTTGTGCAAGGGGACTTTGGCCGATTACCGCTTGTTCACTTATTTGACTcaagacttgaagtttTTCCAGATTGGGTTGAATTTGTTTGGCAAAGTTTTGGCCTACTGTGACGATTCCAAGGCTGCCATTACACTTGGAAAGCAGATAGGGTTTATTTCCAATGACGAAAACgactacttcttcaaatgcttagaacaattgaaggaTGAAAGCTTACATGAGCTACAGAACAAGGTGTCGCAAATGCTACTTGAACAGCCAATAACTCTTCCAGAAGTACAGAAGTACAATGAATTGCTTACCGAGCTTACTTATGAAAGCAAATCCTACGTTGAGCTCATTACGTATATGTACACAATGGAAAAGGTATATCTAGGTTGGGCTGACTACAGCATTGATAACAAGTTAATACCTGCCAACATCACCTACAAACATAAGGAGTGGATCAGATTACACAGTGGAGACGATTTCTCCAACTGGGTAGCATTTCTCAAGAGTGAAGTGGACAGGGTTGTGAAATCGCCAGAAGATAGAGAAATCAGTGAAAGAGTGTTTGTCAGGGCCTTGGATCACGAGATTGCATTCTTCAATGCTTGCTATAACTATGACGAACAGTAA